aaaaacaaatatatacccatttcaattaccgtatatactcgagtataagccgacccgaatataagccgaggcccctaattttacccaaaaaaactgggaaaacttattgactcgagtataagactagggtgggaaatgcagcagctactggtaaatttctaaataaaattagatcctaaaaaaattatattaattgaatatttatttacagtgtgtgtatataatgaatgcagtgtgtgcgtatgagtgcagtgcgtatgagtgcagtgcgtatgagtgcagtgcgtatgagtgcagtgcgtgtatgagtgcagtgcatgtatgaatgcagtgtgtgagtgcagtgcgtgtgtgtatgtgtatgagtgcagtgtgtgtgcgtatatattaattgaatatttatttccagtgtgtgtatataatgaatgcagtgtgtgtgtgtgtgagtgcagtgtgtgtgagtgcagtgtgtgtatatgaatgaagtgtgagtgtgtgtgagtgcagtgtgtgtgagtgcagtgtgtgtgagtgcagtgtgtgtgagtgcagtgtgtgtatatgaatgcagtgtgtgtgagtgcagtgtgtgtatgaatgcagtgtgtgtgagtgcagtgtgtgtatatgaatgaagtgtgagtgtgtgtgatgcagtgtgtgtttgtgtatgtgttggtgggggtgggcatttaatatattattaattattatttatatttataatgaaTTATTTataatgaagtgtgagtgtgtgtgtgagtgcagtgtgtgtgagtgcagtgtgtgtgagtgcagtgtgtgtgagtgcagtgtgtgtatatgaatgaagtgtgagtgtgtgtgtgatgcagtgtgtgtgagtgcagtgtgtgtatgaatgcagtgtgtgtgagtgcagtgtgtgtatatgaatgaagtgtgagtgtgtgtgatgcagtgtgtgtttgtgtatgtgttggtgggggtgggcatttaatatattattaattattatttttttaatattattattttttttgtattattatttaattattatttttatttttatttatttattttttcgtcccccctccctgcttgatacatggcagggaggggggctccttccgtggtggtccagtgtcattggtagttcagtgggggggagagtggggctggcagagctgtacttacctgttctgcagctcctgtcagctccctcctcctccgcgcggtctgtgcagctccctctgtcagctcccagtgtaagtctcgcgagagccgcggctctcgcgagacttacactgggagctgaccgaggtgctgaacggaccgccgcggaggaggagggagctgacaggagctgcaggaaaggtaagtacagctctgccagccccactctcccccagtctgtattatggcaatgcaaattgccataatacagacaatgactcgagtataagccgagttggggtttttcagcacaaaaaatgtgctgaaaaactcggcttatactcgagtatatacggtatttatttttaccagtgaaaccaatataacatctcatcattcacaaatatacatttctgacattcaaaaacataacaaaaacaaatcagtgaccaatatagccacctttctttgcaaggacactcaaaagcctgccatccatggattctgtcagtgttttgatctgttcaccatcaacattgcgtgcagtaGCCaagacagcctcccagacactgttcagagaggtgtactgttttccctccttgtaaatttcacatttgatgatggaccacaggttctcaatggggttcagatcaggtgaacaaggaggccatgtcattagattttcttcttttataccctttcttgcacgccacgctgtggagtacttggacgcgtgtgatggagcattgtcctgcatgaaaatcatgtttttcttgaaggatgcagacttcttcctgtaccactgcttgaagaaggtgtcttccagaaactggcagtaggactgggagttgagcttgactccatcctcaacccgaaaaggccccacaagctcatctttgatgataccagcccaaaccagtactccacctccaccttgctggcgtctgagtcggactggagctctctgccctttaccaatccatccatctggcccatcaagactcactctcatttcatcagtccataaaaccttagaaaaatcagtcttgaaatatttcttggcccagtcctgacatttcagcttgtgtgtcttgttcattggtggtcgtctttcagcctttcttaccttggccatgtctctgagtattgcacaccttgtgcttttgggcactccagtgatgttgcagctctgaaatatggccaaactggtggcaagtggcatcttggcagctgcacgcttgacttttctcagttcatgggcagttattttgcaccttggtttctccacacgcttcttgcgaccctgttgactattttgaatgaaacgcttgattgttcgatgatcacgcttcagaagctttgcaattttaagagtgctgcatccctctgcaagatatctcactatttttgacttttctgagcctgtcaagtccttcttttgacccattttgccaaaggaaaggaagttgcctaataattatgcacacctgatatagggtgttgatgtcattagaccacaccccttctcattacagagatgcacatcacctaatatgcttaattgatagtaggctttcgagcctatacagcttggagtaagacaacatgcataaagaggatgatgtggtcaaaatactcatttgcctaataattctgcactccctgcatatcatattttaatattgtcATATTCTCAAAAAAAATCATATTCCATATAGCTTattcattattgttttttatttctatgaTCACTCTCATCTATTTCATTCACCTTAATATACCTGTGTTTTTgaattttagttaaaaaaaaaactgaagttaGCTTTTAGAAGTTTTAATGACCATGTTTTTGCAATACATGTACTTACTGTGCCAATAGCACTCCTCTATGCTGTTTTTCATTTTGAGTTTAGGTCAGCTTGACCTGTAATAACTATGTgccaaaataaaatcacaataattTATAGTCATCTCCTTACTATATTTCACTATAAAAAGCATGTCATAAAAGTATTGGTTAAAGTAATATTTGATTAACTGTGAACAATTACTGAacctttacttaaagggacactatagtcacccaggccacttcagctcaatgaagtggtctgggtgccaggtcccccaggttttagcccttcagatgtaaacatagcagtttcagagaaactgctatgtttacattgcagggttaatacaacctctagtggctgtcttcctgatagtcgctagaggcacttctgcgatgctggatgtGAAATTCGCAGCTAGTgcgcagaacatccataggaaagcattgagaaatgctttcctatggactgtttgaattcGAGCGCTGCTCttgtcgtgcatgcgcattccgctccactcgggagctgacgtcattgggggaggagaggtcaccagcgccgagggagcccggcgctggataaaggtaagctgctgaaggggtttcagtgccacgggagggggaccctgagggtgggggcaccctcagggcactatcgtGTCAGAAAaaacactttgttttcctgacactatagtcatccttTAAATCATAGTGATCAGTAAGTAAAACAGGccttaataataaaaattaaagatatttaaaaatgGAGATACATGTAaaggatataaaataaaataatagtaaaaatagagtgagggaaagaaaacaaaaaaacaaataatagacAACAAATCCAAAGTATAACAGTCCTTGGATAAGGTGTCAAGTACGTTTGAATATAAGCCCAGTCTAGAAAAAAGAAGTGCTTGGGAAACTCAGACAAAGAATTGACGTAACACAGACCTACTTGCTCTAAGTATATATTACTTAACAGTAATAGGCAAGTACAATTATCCTGCAAAGCAGTCAAATATAGTAGAACTTGACTGCATGCAATGAGATAAAAGTTCACTGGATGGCattacctataaatgcatatggaTTACCTGGattacctataaatgcatatatattaaaattctacgtgtatatttaaataatattttaacgtaattatgtgatttgattaattaaaatttgattgacatgcctgacaacacagggagaaagtgcagagaatttaattcgcaagcactatatttgaccctgtaactctccaagacaccataaaacctgtacatagggggtactgttttactcgggagacttcactgaactcaaatattagtgtttcaaactggtaaattgtattacaacaatgatattttaagtaaaagtgacgtttttcgaattttttacaagcgaactgcacttttatggtctatattattgttgtaatatgttttacggttttaaaacactaatatttgtgtttagtgaagtctcccgagaataacagtaccccccatgtacaggttttatggtgttttggaaagttagagagtcacatataaggcttgcatttcatttttttcacattgaaatttgccagattggttatgttgcctttgagagcgtatggtagcccaggaatgagaattacccccatgatggcataccatttgcaaaagtagacaacccgaggtattgcaagtggggtatgtccagtctttcttagtagccacttagtcacaaacactgggcaaatattagttttttgcttttttcacacaaaaacaaatatgaacgctaattttggccagtgtttgtgactaagtggctactaaaaaagactaaacataccccactttcaataccttggcttgtctaatttttcaaatggtatgccattatgggggtaattctctttcctgggctaccacaccgtctcaaaggtaacattactaatctggaaaatttcaatttgaaaatggaacgttctatatttgaccctgtaactttccaaaacaccataaaacctgttaatggggggtactgttgtactcgtgagacatcgctgattacaaatatgcgcatttttttgcagtaaaacctaacagtattatgacattcacagctaaaatggcagacggaaatacaaatttaaaaaaaaatcttattttctcactttttttttattttattcataataaattatgttccatatatgaatagttaatgatagattaaagccctgtttctcctgaacaaaatgatatataataagtgtgggtgcatataatttgaaagaggggaactacggttgaacagacatatagcgcaaattccagtttttgtttacattttgttttgatcagaacgtgcactattgactccgtcctgaaggggttaagagacgCTAATTTTTACATAACACTATGTTTCATGCTAAATGGTAAAACGTCTCACCTGCTGCTCTCTGACTAAAATTGACACCTGCTTCTTCTCTTCTTATAGAGCAGAAGAgataggttaaaggaacactctaggtacCAACATAAAGGCATTTGATAACTTATGGCCTCATACttatgctatgtttatatttataggttttggtgcttttttttttacatgtatttaatGTATACACCTCAATATATCTCCAAAAgatgaattaaataaattaaaagcaatatttttttttttttgggggggggggggggggttattgttGGAATATTGTTCTATGGTTAAGTGAAGTTATGAATAGCATTATACAGTACTTTGCTAGGTTTTGTGTTATAGGTACAGTTTCATTATTCTGTGTCACTGGAATTAGCTCAACCGAATGAAGGGTTTGTAAACAGACATATGAAGATTTGGCAGATTTAAACAACCACAGAAAGGCAGATGATAAAAAGACCAAATTTGGTTAAAACAACCAAATTAGTTTTTCTTATTAATAAGTGAATGGATTACATTTGATTAGAATGACATTAAGCTATTCTTTTACTGATTggtgtttaactccttaaggaccaaacttctggaataaaagggaatcatgacatgtcacacatgtcatgtgtccttaaccccttaaggaccaaacttctggaataaaagggaatcatgacgtgtcagacacgtcatgtgtccttaaggggttaaggggttaaagaaactccAGTGTCTATTTTATCAAtcaacattattttatatatttaatatcctgtttaatttaatttctcttcTAGGTTAATCCCAAGAAGGAAAGATATTGGATTCATGTAAGCTCCGATGGTTTAAGATTTGCATCCTTATGGAAATATGGTGGCTTATATTTCGATGCTGATGTAATCTCAATGCGTCCCATTCCACATAAGAATTTTCTTGCAGCAGAAAAGTTTAATGTTTGCAGCAGTAGTGTCTTTGGACTTCATCGTCATCATAGCTTCACCTGGCAATGTATGGAAGACTTTGTTAAAAACTACAAGGGAGAAGTATGGGGATATCAGGGACCATACCTCTTTACACGTATTATGAAACAGTGGTGTGTGCTGCCTCCATTTATAAATATGGAAGATGTCACTTGTGGTAACATCCCCTACTTAAATCCTCAACGTTTCTATCCTATTCCATGGGGAGATTGGAAAAGATACTATGAGGTTTGGAAAGAGTTACCAACTTTTAATAACTCGTATTCTTTGCATCTCTGGaattatatgaataaaaaaaatgaaaacatggtGGTTGTTGGAAGCAACACACTTGTGGAACATCTTTTTCAGCATTACTGTCCAACAACCTATGCATCTTTATAAAATAATGTCATAGCTCATATAGAGACATCAGGTTTAATATGGTGGTTAGTTAGAACaaagttaaaataaatcaaaCTATCAATAATCTATTAGCTACAGTGAATAATGTATACAATTATTTTGGTTTATATCGGCTCCTAATTTCAAAATAATCTTTACAGTCCTGTCTCTAGATGTGAGTACATTGCAATAAGataattattaattaatatattaacTAATAACATGATTCTTTTAGAATGCTGCGAGGTTTTAAGCATGGGTGGTGgacccaaataaataaataaaataatttagattCTTAAAATGCTATCAGAAATAATAtgtctagtgatgtcgcgaacataaaattttcggtttgcgaacgcgaacttctgcaaatgttagcgaactgggcgaaccgccatagacttcaatgggcaggcgaattttaaaacccacagggactctttctggccacaatagtgatggaaaagttgtttcaaggggactaacacctggactgtggcatgccggagggggatccatggcaaaactcccatggaaaattacacagttgatgcagagtctggttttaatccattaagggcataaattacctaacattcctaaatcacaatggatatggattgtacaGTGTCACATTGGTGGAGTACGATGAAATGTATTCCAAGGGGGACGTGTATGTATGCACAACCTATTTCATTGATGGATAATACTGAATATCGTACAAAGCTTGAAGGAATTTTGAATAAATGTTCCCTGGTCTGGATATTATTAAATCAGGAATTTCTACAAAGCTCTACTGTTAAGAAAAAAGAGCAAATCAAAATAGAAAAGAAACTCACCCTTATAGGGGGATTGTTCAGCGGAGAAACATCGGAAGAGTCCAAAGGGGTGGCCATAAGAAGCAGGACTTTACCAGCAATATGGAGAAACTAAGTCCCCCAGAAGATGAAGAAGACACAATAATCAATTTATCTGAGAGTTTGTCTAAAGACGATACTACAGCTTTAAGAAAATATTTGACTTTTTGTCTTACTTATACTCCAAATGCTATAGATAATTTGGTGTTGTGTAGGTTCTTCCGTAATGTGAAGTTAAAAGTGTTCTTTAGTAAACCGCTGCTTTCTACTGATCTGAATACCCTATGTAACATAATATTAAGATTAAGTGATATAAAAGTTCCTTTAATCCATCTATTGCTAATCATGCTGTTGAAACTTTTATTGACTTGGTGAGTCATGATGTAACCCTGTCCAGCATATACACaccataataatttaataaaagcaCAATATAAAGCTTTAAAAATATTCAACTAAAGCATGATTTGGTCTTAAAACCAGCTGATAGGGGTGGTGTTATAGTGATACTGGACAGGATTGATTACATCATAGAGTTAAACAGTCAATTAATGGGGGCACACATAAGGCTATTATTCAGAAAAGCTCACTGGAAATTAGGGAATTTAAAACCCTGACTTCAATAGGCCCTAATTGTTATGATCTCAATCCGTTATTATAGACATTGTCATCTTGGTTTTAATTTTtggattttaactatttttttgtttttgcagattATTCTTAATCTGTGATATTGGTGctggggacatatctactaaatgcaCATAAATGAATTCTGGACTAGTCAGGTCTTTATATCTTATATTCTAATAATTTAATCATAGAAAATTTAATGACTTTGATTACTTAATATAGATCTCTGATGGATTTATTGAATAAATTTTATAATATGATCGTTTTTtcactttatgcactttatgCAGAATAATGGGTTTCACATCTGCTCTTTATATTTggttatatagttatttttttgtgatatttcatataatacacttcaacacttaaaatataattatgaacTAGAACTATTCACAGCTTTGGAATCTGTCTATTAACATGTACACTGTCTATCCAAATTCTGTAGACCTTTCTTATATACAACACGtttctttatttgtgtatatatgtgcgtATATATAACTTTTGGAACACACATACTGATTGTTTATCTTTATCACTTTTATATAtgttcttttctcctttttttacatacgtatatgttctatattatatatgtcagAGAATCAAATATTACCATACTAAAGTTATTAATAGTAATGCTTGAAGAAAAATTGGACTCGATTTggctttgattcattttattgtttattactgtgatatttaccttttaaagttttattttttttccaattttgtctccatatcccagggatggtacttgttgagaaagcctccaattgagttaatttgcactcgtgacacagctgttagcctttactatcaATGTGGCCATACGGGTTGTATATGGATGTAATTTTAACTAATTGTTTGATGGGATCTTGTTAattgttaatcacttgtattcctataaaaatgaatgtatacatgcacttagtagcttgacaaagaccgtgtaggtcaaatcgttgcgatggagtgggttcaataaaattgcctgatttgtaccttgcagtgcctcgactttccttctattttgttattcagcattttggtctctggtactgagactgtctgagttgcacccagctacatactgcttaaagggatagagtgcagttccacaccctaccataactactaatggatatggattgacacctgacatatgacatattgacaccttgacatatggattgacacctgtcctcagagaccctgatacacactgacacagagcagaatagggactgttccccctacat
This region of Pelobates fuscus isolate aPelFus1 chromosome 2, aPelFus1.pri, whole genome shotgun sequence genomic DNA includes:
- the LOC134585485 gene encoding alpha-1,4-N-acetylglucosaminyltransferase-like, with product MINNLKILAFLVLLTVLGLFARFYFMHTKDSIGHFICTEDKTLNVLIPEHVLSEGNGVILLEITERMTLPPLVLCSLESAARVYPERPVAFFMKGLPDINSTDYQTQARRKFPSLSPYENIYFFPLRMDELYAGTPLLKWYKKVNPKKERYWIHVSSDGLRFASLWKYGGLYFDADVISMRPIPHKNFLAAEKFNVCSSSVFGLHRHHSFTWQCMEDFVKNYKGEVWGYQGPYLFTRIMKQWCVLPPFINMEDVTCGNIPYLNPQRFYPIPWGDWKRYYEVWKELPTFNNSYSLHLWNYMNKKNENMVVVGSNTLVEHLFQHYCPTTYASL